The Armatimonadota bacterium DNA segment GTTGTCGATCAACGCCGAGGCCACTGCCACGGCGTGCGCGCCGCAGAGCAGGAATTCGACCGCGTCCTCCCAGGTGGCGATCCCGCCCATGCCGATGATCGGAAGGCGCACGGAACGCGCGACCTCCCACACCATGCGCAGCGCCACGGGCTTGATCGCCGGCCCGGAGAGCCCGCCTGCTCCGGCGCCCAGGCGCGGTCGGCGCGTCCGTGCGTCCACGGCAAGAGCACTCAGGGTGTTGATCAGCGACAGGCCGTCCGCCCCGCCGTCGGCGGCCGCCGTGGCCATAGCAGCGATGTCGGTCACGTTGGGGCTGAGCTTGACGAACAGTGGGAGCGCCGTGCGCGCGCGCACGGCGCCGACAAGCGCCTGCGTGCGGCCGGGATCGGTGCCGAAGTGCAGCCCGTCGGTGACGTTCGGGCAGGAGACGTTGATCTCGATCGCGGCAACCCCGTCCTCGCCGCTCAGCAGCTCGGCCAGGGCCGCGTACTCG contains these protein-coding regions:
- a CDS encoding dihydroorotate dehydrogenase, with amino-acid sequence MAAEQSLAVTLAGITFPCPVLAAPGPLEFGRQVQAAYDLRAFGGIVTKSVTMEPREGHPGPDTIQVLSGWLNAIGLRNPGVAGFIAREMPFLRTLGRPIIVSIAGGSADEYAALAELLSGEDGVAAIEINVSCPNVTDGLHFGTDPGRTQALVGAVRARTALPLFVKLSPNVTDIAAMATAAADGGADGLSLINTLSALAVDARTRRPRLGAGAGGLSGPAIKPVALRMVWEVARSVRLPIIGMGGIATWEDAVEFLLCGAHAVAVASALIDNPRTAEEITEGLRAYLTEHGVERVTDLTRALEGMDDVPPLVGGHLFEGEA